In one window of Thermus aquaticus DNA:
- the ccdA gene encoding cytochrome c biogenesis protein CcdA, producing the protein MTLSLTAAFLAGVLSFLSPCVLPLVPTYLFYLGGERGRPLFNALFFILGFGAVFFLLGLPFTLLGGLLFEHRQTLARVGGAVLILFGLYMLGLRPRWGVALRYEGETGRPLGAFLLGATLALGWTPCIGPILGAILTLTAVGGGVDLLLAYILGLAVPFFLVALFADRLKGWLRRAGRLSHYVELFAGVVLILVGVLLLTDSYSALNAFFLRLTPEWLQKYL; encoded by the coding sequence ATGACCCTTTCCCTGACCGCGGCCTTTTTGGCGGGGGTGCTCTCCTTCCTCTCCCCTTGCGTTCTGCCCCTGGTGCCCACCTACCTCTTCTACCTGGGGGGGGAGCGGGGGCGCCCCCTGTTCAACGCGCTCTTCTTCATCCTGGGCTTCGGGGCGGTCTTCTTCCTCCTGGGCCTCCCCTTCACCCTCCTTGGGGGCCTCCTCTTTGAGCACCGCCAGACCTTGGCCCGGGTGGGGGGCGCGGTCCTCATCCTCTTCGGCCTTTACATGCTGGGCCTGAGGCCCAGGTGGGGGGTTGCCCTCCGCTACGAGGGGGAGACCGGCCGCCCTCTGGGGGCCTTCCTCCTGGGGGCCACCCTGGCCCTGGGCTGGACCCCCTGCATCGGCCCCATCTTGGGGGCCATCCTCACCCTCACGGCGGTGGGGGGTGGGGTGGACCTCCTTCTGGCCTACATCCTGGGCCTGGCCGTGCCCTTTTTCCTGGTGGCCCTTTTCGCCGACCGGCTGAAGGGGTGGCTTAGGCGGGCGGGGCGGCTTTCCCACTACGTGGAGCTCTTCGCCGGGGTGGTGCTGATCCTGGTGGGGGTTCTCCTCCTTACCGACTCCTACTCCGCCCTGAACGCCTTCTTCCTGCGCCTCACCCCCGAGTGGCTGCAGAAGTACCTCTGA
- the ccsA gene encoding cytochrome c biogenesis protein CcsA, with product MLKAANPDRPDLLTWAFLALGLALLPVGLYVALSAPPDVNQGYLARIMYLHVPTAWLGYLAFFVTFLYSLLYLFRQDPRYDRVASASAEIGLVFMGLALVTGMLWARPTWGVYWTWEPRLTTTAILFAVYVGYFLLRGAIEDPELRRKAAAAVGVLGFINVPISYMSVKWWRSLHQTQSIDLTTGKIHMAPEMLQALLFNLLVFTLLYLGFVRFRGFLAALEARKQEA from the coding sequence ATGCTGAAGGCGGCGAACCCCGATCGGCCCGACCTCTTGACCTGGGCCTTTCTGGCCCTGGGCCTCGCGCTTCTGCCCGTGGGCCTTTACGTGGCCCTTTCCGCCCCCCCGGACGTGAACCAGGGCTACCTGGCCCGCATCATGTACCTGCACGTCCCCACCGCTTGGCTGGGCTACCTGGCCTTCTTCGTCACCTTTCTCTACTCCCTCCTCTACCTCTTCCGCCAGGACCCCCGGTACGACCGGGTGGCCAGCGCAAGCGCCGAGATCGGCCTGGTCTTCATGGGGCTAGCCCTGGTCACCGGGATGCTCTGGGCCAGGCCCACCTGGGGGGTCTACTGGACCTGGGAGCCCAGGCTCACCACCACCGCCATCCTCTTCGCCGTCTACGTGGGGTACTTCCTCCTCCGGGGGGCCATAGAGGACCCGGAGCTAAGGCGCAAGGCGGCGGCGGCGGTGGGCGTTTTGGGCTTCATCAACGTGCCCATCAGCTACATGTCGGTCAAGTGGTGGCGGAGCCTGCACCAGACCCAGTCCATTGACCTCACCACCGGCAAGATCCACATGGCCCCGGAGATGCTCCAGGCCCTCCTTTTCAACCTCCTGGTCTTCACCCTGCTCTACCTGGGCTTCGTGCGCTTCCGGGGGTTTTTGGCGGCCCTCGAGGCCAGAAAGCAGGAGGCCTGA
- a CDS encoding TlpA family protein disulfide reductase, translating into MRAWLWVLVVAFLAGIFWWGMQRNPKELPSVLAKERRPAPDFTLPLLAPYRAAWGETFRLGDYLGKRPIVLNFWASWCYPACYEEAPVLEAAWRKHKDRVLFVGVNTQDKEPEALRFIAQFGLTFPQVFDPRGRVGVDYGMYGVPETFFIDGEGRVYARHAGAIDEATLEGYLKELRP; encoded by the coding sequence GTGAGGGCCTGGCTCTGGGTCCTGGTGGTGGCCTTTCTGGCGGGCATCTTCTGGTGGGGGATGCAGCGGAACCCCAAGGAGCTGCCCTCGGTCCTGGCCAAGGAGCGCCGCCCGGCCCCCGATTTCACCCTGCCCCTCCTTGCCCCCTACCGGGCGGCGTGGGGGGAGACCTTCCGCCTGGGGGACTACCTGGGCAAGCGCCCCATCGTCCTCAACTTCTGGGCCAGCTGGTGCTACCCCGCCTGCTACGAGGAGGCCCCCGTTCTGGAGGCTGCCTGGCGGAAGCACAAGGACCGGGTGCTCTTCGTGGGGGTGAACACCCAGGACAAGGAGCCCGAGGCCCTGAGGTTCATCGCCCAGTTCGGCCTCACCTTCCCCCAGGTCTTTGACCCCAGAGGGCGGGTGGGGGTGGACTACGGGATGTACGGGGTCCCGGAGACCTTCTTCATTGACGGGGAGGGCCGCGTCTACGCCCGGCACGCCGGGGCCATTGACGAGGCCACCCTGGAGGGCTACTTGAAGGAGCTCAGGCCATGA
- a CDS encoding ABC transporter ATP-binding protein → MLLRLLGVSKRFGRDWVLKDLDFSLQRGEVVALLGPNGSGKTTLLRLMAGLLKPTRGRVERLGRALLLSNPPAFHRHLTAREHLLYDLAFHGREGDFAGALRRFGLPEGLPLQAFSSGMKKRLALARLLLLAPEVWLLDEPETALDAEGRGLLLEVLKEARGRGGVVLATHDRALAERVADRALTLGEA, encoded by the coding sequence ATGCTCCTACGCCTTTTGGGCGTTTCCAAGCGCTTCGGCCGCGACTGGGTCCTGAAGGACCTGGACTTCTCCTTACAGAGGGGCGAGGTGGTGGCCCTTCTCGGGCCCAACGGCTCGGGGAAGACCACGCTTTTAAGGCTCATGGCGGGGCTACTGAAGCCCACCCGGGGGCGGGTGGAGCGGCTGGGAAGGGCCCTACTCCTTTCCAACCCCCCGGCCTTCCACCGCCACCTCACCGCCCGGGAGCACCTCCTTTACGACCTGGCCTTCCACGGCCGGGAAGGGGACTTTGCGGGGGCCCTGCGCCGCTTCGGCCTGCCGGAGGGGCTTCCCCTCCAGGCCTTTTCCAGCGGCATGAAAAAGCGCCTGGCCCTGGCCCGCCTCCTCCTCCTCGCCCCCGAGGTCTGGCTTCTGGACGAGCCGGAGACCGCCTTGGACGCCGAGGGACGGGGGCTCCTCCTGGAGGTCCTAAAGGAGGCCAGGGGGAGAGGGGGGGTGGTCCTGGCCACCCACGACCGGGCCCTGGCGGAGCGGGTGGCCGACCGGGCCCTCACCCTGGGGGAGGCGTGA
- the tyrS gene encoding tyrosine--tRNA ligase, with protein MADPRPSPEEALRLLKRGAEEIIPEEELLEKLKEGRPLTVKLGADPTRPDLHLGHAVVLKKMRQFQELGHRVVLIIGDFTGMIGDPSGRSKTRPPLTLEETRENARTYVEQAGKILRQEPELFELRYNSEWLEGLTFKEVVRLTSLMTVAQMLEREDFKKRYQEGIPISLHEFLYPFAQAYDSVAIRADVEMGGTDQRFNLLVGREVQRAYGQSPQVCFLMPLLVGLDGQEKMSKSLDNYIGVAEPPEVMFKKLMRVPDPLLEDYFRLLTDLEEEEIEALLKAGPVPAHRVLARILTAAYARPQIPPRIDRAFYESLGYRLEALGRDKEAGPEEVRRAEARYDEVAKGGIPEEIPEVEIPASELREGRIWVARLFTLAGLTPSNAEARRLIQNRGLRIDGEVVTDPGLEVDLSRPLVLQRGRDRFVRVRLQGS; from the coding sequence ATGGCGGACCCCAGGCCATCCCCGGAAGAAGCCCTCCGCCTCCTTAAGCGGGGCGCGGAGGAGATCATCCCCGAGGAAGAGCTTTTGGAAAAGCTCAAAGAGGGGCGCCCCCTCACGGTGAAGCTGGGGGCGGACCCCACCAGACCCGACCTGCACCTGGGCCACGCCGTGGTCCTGAAAAAGATGCGCCAGTTCCAGGAGCTGGGGCACCGAGTGGTCCTCATCATCGGGGACTTCACCGGGATGATCGGGGACCCCTCGGGGAGGAGCAAGACCCGCCCCCCGTTGACCCTCGAGGAGACCCGGGAAAACGCCAGGACCTACGTGGAGCAGGCGGGGAAGATCCTGAGGCAGGAGCCCGAGCTCTTTGAACTCCGCTACAACTCCGAGTGGCTGGAGGGCCTCACCTTCAAGGAGGTGGTGCGCCTCACCTCCCTCATGACCGTGGCCCAGATGCTGGAAAGGGAGGACTTCAAGAAGCGCTACCAGGAGGGGATCCCCATCTCCCTGCACGAGTTCCTCTACCCCTTCGCCCAGGCCTATGACTCCGTGGCCATCCGGGCCGACGTGGAGATGGGGGGCACGGACCAGCGCTTCAACCTCCTGGTGGGGCGGGAGGTCCAGCGGGCCTACGGGCAAAGCCCCCAGGTCTGCTTCCTCATGCCCCTCCTGGTGGGCTTAGACGGCCAGGAGAAGATGTCCAAGAGCCTGGACAACTACATCGGGGTGGCCGAGCCCCCCGAGGTCATGTTCAAGAAGCTGATGCGGGTGCCGGACCCCCTCCTAGAGGACTACTTCCGCCTCCTCACGGACCTGGAGGAGGAGGAGATAGAGGCCCTCCTGAAGGCCGGCCCCGTCCCCGCCCACCGGGTCCTGGCCCGGATCCTCACCGCCGCCTACGCAAGGCCCCAGATCCCACCCCGCATAGACCGGGCCTTTTACGAGAGCCTGGGCTACCGCCTGGAGGCTTTGGGAAGGGACAAGGAGGCGGGCCCCGAGGAGGTGAGGCGGGCGGAGGCGCGCTACGACGAGGTGGCCAAGGGAGGCATCCCCGAGGAGATCCCCGAGGTGGAGATCCCCGCTTCCGAGCTGAGGGAAGGCCGCATCTGGGTGGCCCGGCTCTTCACCCTGGCGGGCCTAACCCCCTCCAACGCCGAGGCCAGGAGGCTCATCCAGAACCGGGGCCTGAGGATAGACGGGGAGGTGGTGACGGACCCGGGCCTCGAGGTGGACCTCTCCCGCCCCCTGGTCCTGCAACGGGGGCGGGACCGCTTCGTGCGGGTGCGCCTGCAAGGGAGTTAG
- the thrB gene encoding homoserine kinase, which translates to MEPLPRLYVPATLANLGSGFDALGVALDLYLEVEAEPAREDAFLYEGEGHVEGTDNLIHEGFRAGMRELGLEPFPLMLRVFNPIPLARGMGSSSAALVAGVALADRFSGGRLGREGVFRVAARLEGHPDNVAPAVFGGFVAALSEPPLAIPLPRPKGVRFVLAVPPYEVPTPLARAALPQEVPLEDAVYNLARSALWPAALFSGKLEALKEACRDRLHQPYRAHLMPGVLEALEGALEAGALAAFVGGAGPTVAALVREGEEVRVMAALEAYRGEGRMLVLGLGEGFRWKAT; encoded by the coding sequence ATGGAGCCCCTTCCCCGCCTCTATGTCCCCGCCACCCTGGCCAACCTGGGTTCGGGCTTTGACGCCCTGGGCGTAGCCCTGGACCTCTACCTCGAGGTGGAGGCCGAGCCCGCCCGGGAAGACGCCTTCCTCTACGAGGGGGAAGGCCACGTGGAGGGAACGGACAACCTCATCCACGAGGGCTTTCGGGCCGGAATGCGGGAGCTGGGCCTGGAACCTTTTCCCCTCATGCTCCGGGTCTTCAACCCCATCCCCCTGGCCCGGGGCATGGGGAGCTCCTCGGCCGCTTTGGTGGCGGGGGTGGCCCTGGCGGACCGCTTTTCCGGGGGCAGGCTCGGGCGGGAAGGGGTCTTCCGGGTGGCGGCCCGCCTCGAGGGCCACCCCGACAACGTGGCCCCCGCCGTCTTTGGAGGCTTCGTGGCCGCGTTGAGCGAGCCTCCTCTGGCCATCCCCCTGCCCAGGCCCAAAGGGGTGCGCTTCGTCCTAGCCGTCCCCCCCTACGAGGTGCCTACCCCCCTGGCCCGGGCGGCCCTTCCCCAGGAGGTGCCCCTGGAGGACGCCGTCTACAACCTGGCGCGAAGCGCCCTCTGGCCCGCGGCCCTCTTCTCGGGCAAGCTGGAGGCCTTGAAGGAGGCCTGCCGGGACCGCCTCCACCAGCCCTACCGGGCCCACCTGATGCCGGGGGTCCTGGAGGCCCTAGAGGGGGCTCTGGAGGCCGGGGCCCTGGCCGCCTTCGTGGGCGGAGCGGGGCCCACGGTGGCCGCTTTGGTACGGGAGGGAGAGGAGGTCCGGGTGATGGCCGCCCTGGAGGCCTACCGGGGGGAAGGCCGTATGCTGGTCCTGGGACTGGGGGAGGGGTTTAGATGGAAGGCGACCTGA
- a CDS encoding DUF4388 domain-containing protein produces the protein MEGDLKVFPLTEVLELIHAHRRSGVLEVREGVLPLTLRFAAGEVVGASILDWEGLEALFTFPLHPKEGTFRFQPGPPAGERPLMPFANLLGEWARVNDEWDRFRALIDSPSRVLEAIRPKPPLEPFQGGKSVRAAAKTWGVPLLIAMERAYMGLREGDLYPLRRYAWYALRIRHQGRKGKTLEEFGGLQGLLDGTRNLGEVIAQGVPEALVRRYLVQALASGELAPPGRGWLLRDLTWEMEKEGA, from the coding sequence ATGGAAGGCGACCTGAAGGTCTTCCCCCTCACGGAGGTCCTGGAGCTCATCCACGCCCACCGGCGCTCCGGGGTCCTGGAGGTGAGGGAGGGGGTTTTGCCTCTCACCCTGCGCTTCGCCGCCGGGGAGGTGGTGGGGGCCAGCATCCTGGACTGGGAGGGCCTCGAGGCCCTCTTCACCTTCCCCCTCCACCCCAAGGAGGGGACCTTCCGCTTCCAACCAGGCCCCCCTGCCGGGGAGAGGCCCCTCATGCCCTTCGCCAACCTCCTCGGGGAGTGGGCCCGGGTCAACGACGAGTGGGACCGCTTCCGGGCCCTCATAGACTCGCCCAGCCGGGTACTGGAGGCCATCCGCCCCAAACCTCCCCTGGAACCGTTCCAGGGGGGAAAGAGCGTCCGCGCCGCCGCCAAGACCTGGGGTGTTCCCCTCCTCATCGCCATGGAGCGGGCCTACATGGGCCTGAGGGAAGGGGACCTCTACCCCCTGCGCCGCTACGCCTGGTACGCCCTGAGGATCCGCCACCAGGGCCGCAAAGGAAAGACCCTGGAGGAGTTCGGCGGGCTCCAGGGTCTCCTGGACGGCACCCGCAACCTGGGGGAGGTCATCGCCCAAGGGGTGCCGGAAGCCCTGGTGCGCCGCTACCTGGTCCAGGCCCTGGCCTCGGGGGAACTGGCGCCCCCGGGGCGGGGGTGGCTCCTCCGGGACCTCACCTGGGAAATGGAAAAGGAAGGAGCCTAA
- a CDS encoding heme lyase CcmF/NrfE family subunit, whose protein sequence is MTPALLGNLSVALALAFSLLGLALALLAYLQGDGRFLKGAKALASLTLLSALAAFVALEWALLTHDFSLAYVARNHALQDPLWVTLVTPWAALEGSLLLWGLLQTLYTFVASRKPLDPWRASLVLAVLFGVQVFFFGVMATIASPFQTLPNPPANGTGPNPLLQNHWMMAVHPVLMYLGFVGLSVPYAYAVAAMVTRRYQSWVEETRWWTLIAWGFLTAGKVAGMWWSYEVLGWGGYWAWDPVENASFVPWLLATAFLHTAIVQQTRGAFKAWNFAFVTLAFSATVLGTFLTRSGVIQSVHAFAEGPVGPAFLGFFLLSTALGLGLLSRVSREVRDVAVFHPFSREGALLLGAFFFAGWALVVVLGTFYPLLVEAFAGAKVSVGAPFFNQVSAPIGAGLLLLMGVGPILPWRRPRKEVFRNLYLLLAALALGTLLGLLRGYTLGASLAVGLFLYNTLAVALLFAEGMRARRLAGLSPWSFLENRRRVGSLLVHFAVALMALAIAFSQTYRLEAEKTLYKGQAWEVAGVRMVFQGVRALDEGRRFAVEARLSTDRFGEVRPRLHFYPQMQSPLPSPKVIYTPGNDYYFLLMDFDREKGEWASVRLIVTPMVFWIWVAGVLMALGTLYILWPASRPEAAREVSPA, encoded by the coding sequence GTGACCCCGGCCCTTCTCGGCAACCTGAGCGTGGCCCTGGCCCTGGCCTTCAGCCTCCTGGGCCTGGCCCTGGCCCTTTTGGCCTACCTCCAGGGGGACGGGCGCTTCCTCAAGGGGGCGAAGGCCCTCGCTTCCCTCACCCTCCTCTCGGCCCTGGCCGCCTTTGTGGCGCTGGAGTGGGCCCTCCTCACCCACGACTTCAGCCTGGCCTACGTGGCCAGGAACCACGCCCTCCAAGACCCCCTCTGGGTCACCCTGGTGACCCCTTGGGCGGCCCTCGAGGGGAGCCTCCTCCTCTGGGGCCTCCTCCAGACCCTCTACACCTTCGTGGCCAGCCGCAAGCCTTTAGACCCCTGGCGGGCCTCCTTGGTCCTGGCCGTCCTCTTCGGCGTCCAGGTCTTCTTCTTCGGGGTCATGGCCACCATCGCCAGTCCCTTCCAAACCCTCCCCAACCCCCCCGCCAACGGCACGGGCCCCAACCCCCTCCTGCAGAACCACTGGATGATGGCCGTCCACCCGGTCCTCATGTACCTGGGCTTCGTGGGGCTTTCTGTGCCCTACGCTTACGCCGTGGCCGCCATGGTCACCCGCCGCTACCAGAGCTGGGTGGAGGAGACCCGGTGGTGGACCCTGATCGCCTGGGGCTTCCTCACCGCCGGGAAGGTGGCGGGCATGTGGTGGAGCTACGAGGTCCTGGGCTGGGGCGGGTACTGGGCCTGGGACCCGGTGGAAAACGCCAGCTTCGTGCCCTGGCTTCTCGCCACCGCCTTCCTCCACACGGCCATCGTCCAGCAGACCCGGGGGGCCTTCAAGGCCTGGAACTTCGCCTTCGTGACCCTGGCCTTCAGCGCCACGGTGCTGGGCACCTTCCTCACCCGAAGCGGGGTCATCCAGTCGGTGCACGCCTTCGCCGAGGGGCCTGTGGGGCCCGCCTTCCTGGGCTTCTTCCTCCTCTCCACCGCCTTGGGGCTTGGCCTCCTTTCCCGGGTCTCCCGGGAGGTGCGGGACGTGGCCGTCTTCCACCCCTTCTCCCGGGAGGGGGCTTTGCTCCTGGGGGCCTTCTTCTTCGCCGGCTGGGCTTTGGTGGTGGTCCTGGGCACCTTCTACCCCCTTTTGGTGGAGGCCTTCGCCGGGGCCAAGGTCAGCGTGGGGGCGCCCTTCTTTAACCAGGTCTCGGCCCCCATCGGGGCCGGGCTCCTCCTCCTCATGGGGGTGGGGCCCATCCTGCCCTGGCGGAGGCCAAGGAAGGAGGTCTTCAGGAACCTCTACCTCCTCCTTGCCGCCCTGGCCCTGGGCACCCTGCTCGGCCTCCTTAGGGGGTACACCCTGGGGGCCTCCTTGGCCGTGGGCCTCTTCCTCTACAACACCCTGGCCGTGGCCCTCCTCTTCGCCGAGGGGATGCGGGCGAGGCGCCTGGCGGGGCTCAGCCCCTGGTCCTTCCTGGAAAACCGCAGGCGGGTGGGGAGCCTTTTGGTCCACTTCGCCGTGGCCCTCATGGCCCTCGCCATCGCCTTCAGCCAGACCTACCGCCTCGAGGCGGAGAAGACCCTGTATAAGGGCCAGGCCTGGGAGGTGGCGGGGGTGAGGATGGTCTTCCAGGGGGTGCGGGCCCTGGACGAGGGGCGGCGCTTCGCCGTGGAGGCCCGCCTCTCCACGGACCGCTTCGGGGAGGTGCGCCCCAGGCTCCACTTCTACCCGCAGATGCAATCCCCCCTGCCCTCCCCCAAAGTCATCTACACCCCCGGCAACGACTACTACTTCCTCCTCATGGACTTTGACCGGGAGAAGGGGGAGTGGGCTTCGGTGCGGCTTATAGTGACCCCCATGGTCTTCTGGATCTGGGTGGCGGGGGTCCTCATGGCCCTCGGGACCCTCTACATCCTCTGGCCCGCCTCGAGGCCCGAGGCGGCGAGGGAGGTGAGCCCGGCGTGA
- a CDS encoding cytochrome c-type biogenesis protein encodes MRLLLLLLSLWLPALAQEGPPPDLSPEVFRIARELRCPVCQGESAAESNSGVAVEMRRLIAEMLEEGKTSAEIKAFFVERYGEWILYEPPRRGVTLWVWVLPVVGLFLLGLGLFAYFRPRRPLPKELLEEAERRLKEPPA; translated from the coding sequence ATGAGGCTGCTTTTGCTTTTGCTTTCCCTTTGGCTTCCCGCGTTGGCCCAGGAGGGGCCGCCGCCCGACCTCTCCCCGGAGGTCTTCCGCATCGCCCGGGAGCTCCGCTGCCCGGTCTGCCAGGGGGAGTCGGCGGCGGAGAGCAACTCGGGGGTGGCGGTGGAGATGCGCCGCCTCATCGCCGAGATGCTAGAGGAGGGCAAGACCTCGGCGGAGATCAAGGCCTTCTTCGTGGAGCGCTACGGGGAGTGGATCCTCTACGAGCCCCCCAGGCGGGGGGTGACCCTCTGGGTCTGGGTGCTGCCGGTGGTGGGGCTTTTCCTCCTGGGCCTCGGGCTTTTCGCCTACTTCCGGCCCAGAAGGCCTCTTCCTAAGGAGCTTCTGGAGGAGGCCGAGCGCCGCCTGAAGGAGCCCCCGGCATGA
- a CDS encoding heme exporter protein CcmB: MRRVLLLALRDLRLEVRDRSGLLSLLVFFAVMLFVMALALGPEEAPLRRAAPGVLWVALAFMSTLLSSRAFALEVEEGTLDDLLLTPGGKEWIYLGKLLFQLLLLFPLSLLALLMAAGLFYLPLERGLPLLFTLFLGVLGYASVATFYAGLLARLRGREALLPLLLFSLVVPVVLASVRATAGLVEGLPVAEVADWWRLLLVFDVVYVTASALLFPVVLEG, from the coding sequence GTGAGGCGGGTTCTCCTTCTGGCCCTGCGGGACCTCCGCCTCGAGGTCCGGGACCGCTCGGGCCTCCTTTCCCTCCTGGTCTTCTTCGCCGTGATGCTCTTCGTCATGGCCCTGGCCCTGGGCCCGGAGGAGGCTCCCTTGCGCCGGGCGGCCCCCGGGGTCTTGTGGGTGGCCTTGGCCTTCATGAGCACCCTCCTCTCCTCCCGGGCCTTCGCCCTGGAGGTGGAGGAGGGCACCCTGGACGACCTTCTCCTCACCCCCGGAGGCAAGGAGTGGATCTACTTGGGCAAGCTCCTCTTCCAGCTTCTCCTCCTCTTCCCCTTGAGCCTCCTCGCCCTCCTCATGGCGGCGGGGCTTTTCTACCTGCCCCTGGAGCGGGGGCTTCCCCTCCTCTTTACCCTCTTCCTGGGGGTTCTGGGCTACGCCAGCGTGGCCACCTTTTACGCCGGGCTCCTGGCCCGGCTAAGGGGGCGGGAGGCCCTTCTGCCCCTCCTCCTCTTCTCCTTGGTGGTGCCGGTGGTCCTGGCCTCGGTGCGGGCCACGGCGGGCCTGGTGGAGGGGCTTCCCGTGGCCGAGGTGGCCGACTGGTGGCGGCTTCTTCTGGTCTTTGACGTGGTCTACGTGACGGCCAGCGCCCTCCTCTTCCCGGTGGTCCTGGAGGGCTGA
- a CDS encoding 30S ribosomal protein THX, whose amino-acid sequence MGKGDRRTRRGKIWRGSYGKYRPRKKK is encoded by the coding sequence ATGGGCAAGGGCGATCGTCGCACCCGCAGGGGCAAGATCTGGCGCGGCAGTTACGGCAAGTACCGGCCCCGTAAGAAGAAGTAA
- a CDS encoding c-type cytochrome, with protein sequence MTATLIFLLLLLLGLFLALRPLLGPKEPFPEPPRREELLEELEVLKREVEALEGEEKKLALARMVELERALEGYRPPEPRPFNPLPVALVLGAVVLLGVGLWRYTLPRLPGETTVTQRAEARELKALSDRAKKTGAVEDLLAWGRKAFELGVYEQAAEAYLEVLKKDPQNVEAVRRVGILLFMSGRPEEARLFLEIAQHAEPMAAEGWLFLGNLYFQEGRYQEAIAAWERYLEMGGEARERVQGLIAMARAQAQGGKDGESVYQARCAACHGARGEGGVGPRLQGNPILKAKEAVREIVLQGRGTMPAVPLSPEELSALLDYLDSL encoded by the coding sequence ATGACGGCCACCCTGATCTTCCTCCTTCTCCTTCTCCTGGGGCTTTTCCTGGCCCTAAGGCCCCTTTTGGGCCCCAAGGAGCCCTTCCCCGAGCCCCCCAGGCGGGAGGAGCTTTTAGAGGAGCTGGAGGTCCTGAAGAGGGAGGTGGAGGCCCTCGAGGGGGAGGAGAAAAAGCTGGCCCTGGCCCGGATGGTGGAGCTGGAAAGGGCCCTGGAGGGCTACCGTCCCCCCGAGCCCAGGCCCTTCAACCCCCTTCCCGTGGCCCTGGTCCTGGGGGCGGTGGTCCTCCTGGGGGTGGGGCTTTGGCGTTACACCCTGCCCCGCCTCCCCGGGGAGACCACGGTGACCCAGCGGGCCGAGGCCCGGGAGCTCAAGGCCCTTTCGGACAGGGCCAAGAAGACCGGGGCGGTGGAGGACCTCCTGGCCTGGGGCAGGAAGGCCTTTGAGCTTGGGGTCTACGAGCAGGCGGCTGAGGCCTACCTGGAGGTGCTGAAAAAGGACCCCCAAAACGTGGAGGCGGTGCGGCGGGTGGGGATCCTCCTCTTTATGTCGGGCCGACCGGAGGAGGCCAGGCTCTTCCTGGAGATCGCCCAGCACGCCGAGCCTATGGCGGCGGAGGGCTGGCTTTTCCTGGGCAACCTCTACTTCCAGGAGGGGAGGTACCAGGAGGCCATCGCCGCCTGGGAGCGGTACCTGGAGATGGGCGGCGAGGCCAGGGAGCGCGTCCAGGGCCTCATCGCCATGGCCCGGGCCCAGGCCCAGGGCGGGAAGGACGGGGAGAGCGTCTACCAGGCCCGCTGCGCTGCCTGCCACGGGGCGAGGGGGGAGGGGGGCGTGGGGCCCAGGCTCCAGGGGAACCCCATCTTGAAGGCCAAGGAGGCGGTGCGGGAGATCGTCTTGCAGGGGCGGGGCACCATGCCCGCCGTGCCCCTTTCCCCGGAGGAGCTTTCCGCCCTCCTGGACTACCTGGATAGCCTGTAG
- the rpsT gene encoding 30S ribosomal protein S20, giving the protein MATKKPKKNLSALKRHRQSLKRRLRNKAKKSAIKTLSKKAVLLAQEGKAEEAIKIMRKAVSLIDKAAKGSTLHKNAAARRKSRLMRKVQKLLSAVSA; this is encoded by the coding sequence ATGGCCACGAAGAAGCCCAAGAAGAACCTGTCCGCCCTGAAGCGGCACCGGCAGTCCCTGAAGCGCCGGCTTCGCAACAAGGCCAAGAAGTCGGCCATCAAGACCCTGTCCAAGAAGGCCGTTCTCCTGGCCCAGGAGGGCAAGGCGGAGGAGGCCATCAAGATCATGCGCAAGGCCGTGAGCCTCATTGACAAGGCGGCCAAGGGGTCTACCCTGCACAAGAACGCCGCCGCCCGCAGGAAGTCCCGGCTGATGCGCAAGGTGCAGAAGCTCCTTTCCGCCGTGAGCGCCTGA
- the ccmE gene encoding cytochrome c maturation protein CcmE, giving the protein MRGKYLLGVLVILGALAYMIFGGLGQNLVYFLTPSEYLEAQDKYQNRPVRLGGLVKPGTVQYDKDRLELRFVLTDGVAEVPVFHKGTPPGMFKEGQGVVVEGRFQEGVFQGTNLLVKHSETYQPPKAGWTPEDVRKLIQEAK; this is encoded by the coding sequence ATGAGGGGCAAGTACCTTCTGGGCGTCCTGGTCATCCTGGGGGCCCTGGCCTACATGATCTTCGGCGGCCTGGGCCAGAACCTGGTCTACTTCCTCACCCCCTCGGAGTACCTAGAGGCCCAGGACAAGTACCAGAACCGCCCCGTGCGCCTGGGGGGCCTGGTCAAGCCGGGCACGGTCCAGTACGACAAGGACCGCCTGGAGCTCCGCTTCGTCCTCACCGACGGCGTGGCCGAGGTGCCCGTCTTCCACAAGGGCACGCCCCCCGGCATGTTCAAGGAGGGGCAGGGGGTGGTGGTGGAGGGGCGCTTCCAGGAAGGGGTCTTCCAGGGAACCAACCTGCTGGTGAAGCACTCGGAGACCTACCAGCCCCCTAAGGCGGGCTGGACCCCTGAGGACGTGCGCAAGCTCATCCAGGAGGCCAAGTGA